The Anaerolineae bacterium genome window below encodes:
- a CDS encoding ABC transporter permease, protein MTSAAAAITRFRLRLAEFPQAVVMLSFLIIFLFFAFATENFLTPVAISNILSFGSIMGIVVVGVAILMIAGEFDLSVGANFAIASYVFALTMNAGVPPLPAMLFAVLVSALLGAMNGLVVIRSGIPSFIATLGTMLAYRGIARAIGGGDFAKYTQSRPMLFDVLNGAITPLNELYQPAANFRVSILWFLLIAAVMSFVLMRTPFGNWVFATGGNPSAALAQGVPVKRVKLIAFVLTGLFTGLASVMQFAHRTSVDPLRGEGWELIAVAASVIGGVRLTGGVGTVFGACVGVFLLQMLDQGLGLMGVSIQIFRAVAGLILMLSVVVNTYLSRSI, encoded by the coding sequence TTGACTTCAGCAGCGGCCGCGATCACGCGCTTCCGCCTGAGGCTGGCTGAATTCCCTCAGGCGGTGGTCATGCTCAGCTTTTTGATCATCTTCCTCTTCTTCGCCTTCGCCACAGAGAACTTTCTCACCCCTGTGGCCATCTCTAACATCCTGTCCTTCGGCAGCATCATGGGTATCGTTGTCGTGGGCGTGGCTATCCTGATGATCGCTGGCGAGTTCGATCTCTCAGTCGGGGCGAACTTCGCCATAGCCAGCTATGTCTTCGCTTTGACGATGAACGCTGGCGTGCCACCACTTCCCGCTATGCTCTTCGCCGTGCTGGTAAGCGCGCTGCTAGGGGCGATGAACGGCCTAGTGGTGATCCGTTCAGGGATCCCCTCCTTCATCGCTACGCTGGGGACGATGCTGGCTTATCGTGGCATCGCCCGCGCCATCGGGGGTGGTGATTTCGCTAAGTACACCCAGTCCAGGCCAATGCTGTTTGACGTACTCAACGGCGCTATCACCCCACTCAACGAACTCTATCAACCGGCCGCTAACTTTCGCGTCTCCATCCTCTGGTTCTTGCTCATCGCCGCAGTGATGTCCTTCGTGCTGATGCGCACTCCATTCGGCAACTGGGTCTTCGCTACTGGCGGCAACCCAAGCGCGGCGCTAGCCCAGGGCGTGCCCGTGAAGCGAGTGAAGCTGATCGCCTTTGTGCTGACCGGGCTGTTTACCGGTCTCGCCAGCGTCATGCAATTCGCCCACCGTACCAGCGTAGACCCGCTCCGAGGCGAGGGATGGGAACTGATCGCGGTGGCCGCTAGCGTGATCGGCGGTGTACGGCTCACTGGCGGCGTAGGTACCGTCTTCGGAGCGTGCGTGGGCGTCTTCCTGCTGCAAATGCTCGACCAGGGCCTAGGGCTGATGGGGGTGTCCATCCAGATCTTCCGGGCAGTGGCCGGCTTGATTCTGATGCTCTCGGTAGTGGTCAACACGTATCTGAGCCGTTCCATCTGA
- a CDS encoding sugar ABC transporter substrate-binding protein: MNAKKLLLLLGLWTVLSLILTACPAPTPVAVEKEKVVEKEAPIEVTKVVEKPVPAEFGPDVVPNLIFVQHALCAWDSFWCVVEEGIRRAADDMNVNVTILGPDKFDLEKVAQLIDQAVAAKPDGLAVTVTDPDLFREPIQRALDAGIPVVTYNAGSGPIEDKIAYLTYLGQDEYQGGYQGGLRLAAQGGKKGVCINHQVGHVGLDKRCRGFTDALKEKGIPAEVLAITNDPAESQTIISDYYTANPDTDIFLTLGPNGANPFYAFLETAGLKPGDVIHGTFDLSPEIIARIKDGTTLFGIDQQPFLQGYGSVAMLTLAKRYGILPALPVTATGPGFVDVSNVDFTVDPNRPVNLFFVQHALCAWDSFWCVVEEGIRRAADDMNVNVTILGPDKFDLEKVAQLIDQAVAAKPDGLAVTVTDPDLFREPIQRALDAGIPVVAYNAGSGPIEDKIAYLTYLGQDEYQGGYQGGLRLAAQGGKKGVCINHQVGHVGLDKRCRGFTDALKEKGIPAEVLAITNDPAESQTIISDYYTANPDTDIFLTLGPNGANPFYAFLETAGLKPGDVIHGTFDLSPEIIARIKDGTTLFGIDQQPFLQGYGSVQALMLKVRYGISPALPVTPTGPGFVDASNVEVVEALAGKYR; encoded by the coding sequence ATGAACGCCAAGAAGCTGCTGCTTCTATTAGGCTTGTGGACCGTTCTAAGCCTGATCTTGACGGCCTGCCCTGCTCCCACTCCAGTGGCCGTCGAGAAGGAAAAGGTGGTGGAGAAAGAAGCGCCCATCGAGGTTACCAAGGTGGTGGAGAAGCCGGTGCCAGCGGAATTCGGCCCCGACGTGGTGCCCAACTTGATCTTCGTCCAGCATGCCCTCTGCGCCTGGGACTCCTTCTGGTGCGTGGTGGAGGAGGGCATCCGCCGTGCCGCCGACGACATGAACGTGAACGTGACCATCCTGGGACCGGACAAGTTCGACCTAGAGAAGGTGGCCCAACTCATTGACCAGGCCGTGGCGGCTAAGCCCGACGGGCTGGCGGTGACCGTCACCGACCCCGACCTCTTCCGCGAGCCCATCCAACGAGCCCTGGACGCCGGCATCCCGGTGGTGACCTACAACGCCGGCTCCGGCCCCATCGAGGACAAGATCGCCTACCTCACCTACCTGGGCCAGGATGAGTATCAGGGCGGCTACCAGGGCGGACTGCGGCTGGCAGCCCAAGGCGGCAAGAAGGGGGTGTGCATCAACCACCAGGTGGGCCATGTGGGCCTGGACAAGCGCTGTCGAGGCTTCACCGATGCCCTGAAGGAGAAAGGCATCCCCGCTGAAGTCCTCGCTATCACCAACGACCCTGCCGAATCGCAGACCATCATCAGCGACTACTACACCGCCAACCCCGACACCGATATCTTCCTCACCCTCGGCCCCAACGGCGCCAACCCCTTCTATGCCTTCCTGGAGACGGCAGGGCTGAAGCCCGGCGATGTCATCCACGGCACCTTCGACCTCAGCCCAGAGATCATCGCCCGCATCAAGGACGGCACCACCCTCTTCGGCATCGACCAACAACCCTTCCTCCAAGGCTACGGCTCGGTGGCCATGCTGACGCTCGCCAAGCGCTATGGGATCCTACCAGCGCTGCCGGTGACAGCTACAGGGCCCGGGTTTGTAGACGTCAGCAATGTGGACTTCACTGTGGACCCAAACCGGCCAGTCAATCTCTTCTTCGTCCAGCATGCCCTCTGCGCCTGGGACTCCTTCTGGTGCGTGGTGGAGGAGGGCATCCGCCGTGCCGCCGACGACATGAACGTGAACGTGACCATCCTGGGACCGGACAAGTTCGACCTAGAGAAGGTGGCCCAACTCATTGACCAGGCCGTGGCGGCTAAGCCCGACGGGCTGGCGGTGACCGTCACCGACCCCGACCTCTTCCGCGAGCCCATCCAACGAGCCCTGGACGCCGGCATCCCCGTGGTGGCCTACAACGCCGGCTCCGGCCCCATCGAGGACAAGATCGCCTACCTCACCTACCTGGGCCAGGATGAGTATCAAGGCGGCTACCAGGGCGGACTGCGGCTGGCAGCCCAAGGCGGCAAGAAGGGGGTGTGCATCAACCACCAGGTGGGCCATGTGGGCCTGGACAAGCGCTGTCGAGGCTTCACCGATGCCCTGAAGGAGAAAGGCATCCCCGCTGAAGTCCTCGCTATCACCAACGACCCTGCCGAATCGCAGACCATCATCAGCGACTACTACACCGCCAACCCCGACACCGATATCTTCCTCACCCTCGGCCCCAACGGCGCCAACCCCTTCTATGCCTTCCTGGAGACGGCAGGGCTGAAGCCCGGCGATGTCATCCACGGCACCTTCGACCTCAGCCCAGAGATCATCGCCCGCATCAAGGACGGCACCACCCTCTTCGGCATCGACCAACAACCCTTCCTCCAAGGCTACGGCTCAGTGCAGGCATTGATGCTCAAAGTACGCTACGGCATCAGCCCAGCGTTGCCGGTGACGCCCACTGGGCCCGGCTTCGTGGATGCGAGCAACGTGGAGGTCGTAGAGGCGTTAGCCGGCAAATATCGGTAA
- a CDS encoding ABC transporter permease produces MGTVAIRRAAQRHLRFESPIAGPLITLLTVFILFSLLVPQFLTMRSISGIVNAATLSGVVTIGVTLLMIAGEFDLSVGSLMAIGAFLYGFNIVNGGNPLWALFLGLLIPALLGALNGLILIRTGIPSFIITLGTQFIYRGALWVYSTGQMIQTVEHIPLYDILNGRLGFLADAVEEANFRTAALWLLGLVLLFQYLLTRTRFGNHVFATGGNVSAAAAQGVNTKRVKLICFVLSGLLAGFAGILLFSQYKTARIATGAGEELKAIASAVVGGTLLSGGSGSIIGALLGVLTISTLRTGVVLADLVPADNFEAIVGVTIVGAAIFNNWIRSRS; encoded by the coding sequence ATGGGTACAGTAGCCATACGGCGAGCAGCCCAGCGACATCTGAGATTCGAATCGCCGATCGCAGGACCATTGATCACCCTGCTGACCGTTTTTATCCTCTTCTCGCTCTTGGTCCCGCAATTCCTCACCATGCGGTCCATCTCAGGCATCGTCAACGCGGCCACATTGAGTGGAGTAGTCACCATCGGTGTCACTTTGCTGATGATCGCTGGGGAATTCGACCTCTCCGTGGGCTCGCTGATGGCCATCGGCGCCTTTCTGTATGGCTTTAACATAGTGAATGGCGGCAACCCACTGTGGGCACTGTTTCTGGGCCTGCTGATCCCTGCACTGCTAGGGGCTCTTAACGGCCTGATCCTCATCCGGACCGGCATCCCTTCCTTCATTATAACCTTGGGCACGCAGTTTATCTATCGGGGAGCCCTCTGGGTATATTCGACAGGTCAGATGATCCAGACCGTCGAACACATCCCCCTTTATGACATCTTGAACGGCCGACTAGGCTTTCTCGCCGATGCAGTGGAAGAGGCCAATTTTCGCACTGCTGCTCTGTGGCTTTTGGGGCTGGTCTTACTCTTCCAGTACCTATTGACCCGCACACGGTTTGGCAATCACGTTTTCGCCACCGGAGGTAACGTGAGCGCAGCAGCTGCGCAGGGCGTCAATACAAAGCGAGTCAAGCTGATCTGTTTCGTTCTCTCAGGATTGCTGGCCGGCTTCGCAGGCATTCTACTGTTCAGTCAGTACAAGACAGCTCGGATCGCTACTGGCGCCGGAGAGGAGCTCAAGGCTATTGCCTCAGCGGTGGTAGGCGGCACTCTGCTGAGTGGAGGATCGGGGAGCATCATCGGCGCGCTTCTGGGTGTATTGACTATTAGCACGTTGCGCACTGGTGTAGTGCTGGCAGACCTAGTTCCCGCTGACAACTTTGAGGCCATCGTGGGAGTTACCATCGTAGGAGCGGCTATCTTCAACAACTGGATTCGCAGCCGTTCCTAA
- a CDS encoding ATP-binding cassette domain-containing protein — translation MGSNEQDTSIVHMENIVKRFGTVVALDGVDFTVGRQEIMALLGDNGAGKSTLIKILMGVLTPDSGRIYFEGQPVQIRSPREARALGIEACYQDLALVNQMSIMRNFFLGREMVRRFGPIRWLDMQRMKTLTYSALRDIGIEIRSASEKVEKLSGGERQSIAIGRALHFGAKLLILDEPTSALSVAETRKVLTYVLNARERGLSVIFITHNVHHVYQVADRYTILRHGKRVGTYRRGELTEEDIADLITGVRER, via the coding sequence ATGGGCAGTAACGAGCAGGATACGTCCATCGTTCATATGGAGAATATCGTCAAGCGGTTCGGCACGGTGGTCGCATTGGACGGCGTGGATTTCACCGTAGGCCGGCAAGAGATCATGGCGCTTTTAGGGGACAATGGAGCTGGTAAATCCACGTTGATCAAGATCCTGATGGGGGTACTCACACCAGATAGTGGACGGATTTACTTCGAGGGTCAGCCGGTTCAGATCCGTTCACCACGTGAAGCCCGCGCCTTGGGGATCGAAGCCTGTTATCAAGACCTGGCCCTGGTCAATCAGATGAGCATCATGCGCAACTTCTTCCTGGGGCGAGAAATGGTACGCCGTTTCGGCCCGATCCGCTGGCTTGATATGCAGAGGATGAAGACGCTAACCTATTCGGCGTTACGGGACATCGGTATTGAGATCCGTTCCGCCTCAGAGAAAGTGGAAAAGCTCTCCGGCGGCGAACGGCAGTCCATCGCCATCGGGCGAGCTTTGCACTTTGGAGCTAAGCTTCTGATCCTGGATGAGCCCACCTCGGCTCTCTCGGTAGCAGAGACGCGCAAGGTGCTTACATATGTGCTCAACGCTAGAGAGCGAGGGTTGTCAGTGATCTTCATCACCCACAACGTCCATCACGTTTACCAGGTAGCCGATCGCTACACGATCCTCCGGCATGGGAAGCGAGTGGGTACTTATCGCCGGGGCGAGCTCACAGAGGAGGATATCGCCGATCTGATCACGGGGGTGCGGGAACGCTAA
- a CDS encoding 3'(2'),5'-bisphosphate nucleotidase CysQ: MLIPFLSHELEVARDVIRRAGAQVAAIYADNIAVEWKTVDEPITMADRVSNQIIIEALRTTFPHDGLLSEETADDGSRLSHRRVWIVDPLDGTQDFVNRTDEFAVMIGLAIDGEPALGLVYQPIADLLFIGQPGVGAWLERTGGQCQTPLQVSAIATPSQMRLVVSRSHRSPLTDAVCTALGIYQEHPYGSVGLKVSLLATSQADLYIHLSAGCKEWDVCAPHAILLAAGGQMTDCWGRPFRYNLPDVRKRWGLIASNGRIHSTIVGYVAAVCENAGVDPRLGFTRDRDEPSSPHSRP; encoded by the coding sequence ATGCTTATCCCCTTTCTTTCTCACGAACTCGAAGTGGCTCGCGATGTGATCCGCCGAGCAGGCGCCCAGGTGGCGGCTATCTATGCTGACAATATAGCCGTCGAATGGAAAACGGTGGATGAACCGATCACGATGGCAGATCGGGTGAGCAACCAGATCATTATTGAAGCTTTGCGCACAACCTTCCCCCACGATGGACTGCTCTCTGAGGAAACGGCTGACGACGGCAGCCGCTTATCTCACCGCCGTGTCTGGATCGTGGATCCATTGGATGGCACACAGGATTTTGTGAACCGAACCGATGAATTCGCGGTGATGATCGGGCTGGCCATTGACGGCGAGCCAGCTCTCGGCCTGGTGTATCAGCCGATCGCTGATCTGCTATTCATCGGGCAGCCCGGCGTCGGCGCATGGCTTGAGCGAACAGGTGGTCAATGCCAAACGCCACTACAGGTGTCGGCTATAGCCACGCCATCTCAGATGCGTCTGGTGGTCAGCCGTTCACATCGCAGCCCTCTGACAGACGCTGTGTGCACAGCGCTCGGCATTTATCAGGAGCATCCCTACGGCAGCGTCGGGCTTAAGGTCAGCCTGTTGGCGACAAGCCAGGCAGACCTGTATATACACCTCAGCGCCGGCTGCAAAGAATGGGACGTCTGCGCTCCTCATGCGATCCTGCTGGCGGCCGGCGGACAGATGACCGATTGCTGGGGGCGCCCCTTCCGTTACAACCTGCCCGACGTGCGCAAACGATGGGGACTGATCGCCAGTAATGGACGGATTCACTCCACCATCGTAGGATATGTAGCTGCGGTTTGCGAGAACGCTGGCGTAGATCCCCGCCTGGGCTTTACGCGCGATCGAGACGAGCCATCATCACCGCACTCGCGTCCCTGA
- a CDS encoding MBL fold metallo-hydrolase: MDEASESPVCRVTYIGHATLLIDINGTRIITDPVLRDSLWHLRRRAPNPSHRLLSQRPPDLILLTHLHSDHTDLPSLRMLPPHVPILAPVGSAGYLSRRLKHPVHEVAVGDQVELGPLCVAVTPAAHSDLNPPPRPHTPVLSYVIHGPISLYFVGDTDLFDEMATIARVHAPEVALLPVSGFGPYTGNGHLTARTAAQALRLLRPRVAIPIHWGTFSPAGPGWHRWSFLDDPPYAFLAHAAREAPETEVRILVPGQETIFLGNQTRAPEARQTSCPQLIGYQTPDERATG; encoded by the coding sequence ATGGATGAGGCCTCTGAAAGCCCGGTGTGCCGAGTGACCTATATCGGCCATGCTACCCTGCTGATAGACATCAATGGCACCCGGATTATCACGGATCCGGTTCTACGAGATAGCTTATGGCATCTACGCCGGCGAGCTCCGAATCCGAGCCATCGGCTCTTGAGCCAGAGGCCCCCAGACCTCATCTTACTGACCCACCTTCACAGTGATCACACCGACTTACCATCGCTCCGGATGCTGCCGCCTCACGTGCCCATCCTTGCGCCAGTAGGCTCGGCCGGTTATTTGAGCAGGCGGCTCAAGCATCCTGTTCACGAAGTGGCCGTCGGAGATCAGGTCGAGCTGGGCCCGCTATGCGTGGCGGTGACGCCCGCCGCTCACAGCGATCTCAATCCACCCCCTCGTCCACACACCCCAGTGCTCAGCTACGTCATTCACGGACCGATCTCGCTCTACTTCGTCGGAGACACTGACCTCTTCGACGAAATGGCCACTATCGCGCGCGTACACGCCCCTGAGGTAGCGCTGCTGCCTGTCAGCGGCTTCGGCCCCTACACTGGAAATGGCCATCTCACCGCTCGCACAGCAGCACAGGCGCTGCGTTTGCTTCGCCCACGCGTGGCCATCCCCATCCACTGGGGAACTTTCAGCCCTGCCGGCCCCGGCTGGCACCGCTGGTCGTTCTTGGACGATCCACCGTATGCGTTCCTGGCTCATGCTGCGCGCGAGGCACCAGAGACCGAAGTGCGCATCCTCGTCCCTGGGCAGGAGACCATTTTCCTAGGGAACCAAACTCGGGCTCCGGAAGCGCGCCAAACAAGCTGCCCACAACTGATCGGCTACCAGACACCGGATGAACGAGCAACGGGTTAA
- a CDS encoding PQQ-binding-like beta-propeller repeat protein, whose amino-acid sequence MRRKLVRLAWLLLLSAWWGGCQVSPNATPTALPPSPTARLIISTPALTYTPIATPAPTFTPRTEATFPASAVDVGWTDTMGGPGRARFNPAAQPGLAMPLWRLSFQRWQQSEVRPVAVAASPQAIFTVDSTGRLLRIKLATGQIEAEALIWPYGPRGIVQGAWLAVTDDVVAVAASDAYSLPQARLPYFRVKLALFDAGSLARLWELPGQVGRDYQILAQHGQIAVTTDGSSVAMYQARTGKLVWHRAMAGQQYRLLAASDKLLFLRNVSLSPPEARGPYEQRQAFLALNWRTGEVQWEVRPALEDDVIEAMADDQRLYLLAYQGRLLALDATDGSELWRIHEGPTLYERASVALAHGRLYGVRLPERVIAAYDVSSGQTVWQISLGDTESALALAVAESRLYLAQEQTDSIRVRAFDADTGQLVMQRDLERSPSLSAAVYPELAVAADRLILASAELSILGEGPAPGELSPVPPPIFPPITLPADEVLYESTETGNGDIWARPANPAAGAPRNLTAHGADDWDPAGSPDGSRVAFESYRSGSSNLWVIHRDGSAPTEITQMTRTDAYNVHPTWSPNSEFVAFASDRDGDMQIWLARANGGDARKLTTEGRNWDPAWSPDGSLIAFISDRSGNADIWVMAPDGSHQWPWRETPEPEADPAWSPGCAEDLNGPNCALAFVRATNEQPEWGELRAGLFNGSLEWSIPGTFWGYDRGPSWWPGCTALGSNCWLAWGRRTEDKPQLMLGDLDGNQIQPLGEGKDPSWLMKSKK is encoded by the coding sequence GTGAGACGAAAGCTCGTCCGCTTGGCTTGGCTGCTGTTACTCAGCGCCTGGTGGGGCGGATGCCAAGTGTCCCCAAACGCCACACCTACTGCGCTACCGCCCTCACCGACCGCACGACTGATCATTAGCACGCCGGCTCTCACCTATACCCCCATCGCCACACCCGCTCCCACCTTCACACCTCGCACTGAGGCCACTTTTCCTGCCTCAGCGGTAGATGTCGGTTGGACCGACACAATGGGCGGACCTGGGCGTGCCCGCTTCAATCCGGCTGCCCAGCCCGGCCTGGCCATGCCGTTATGGCGGCTGTCGTTTCAGAGATGGCAACAAAGCGAGGTGCGCCCGGTTGCTGTGGCCGCTTCGCCTCAAGCCATCTTCACGGTGGACTCCACCGGCCGTCTATTGCGGATCAAGCTCGCTACCGGTCAGATCGAGGCTGAGGCTTTAATCTGGCCCTACGGCCCACGTGGTATCGTGCAGGGCGCATGGCTTGCAGTGACGGATGATGTGGTGGCAGTCGCCGCCTCAGACGCCTACTCGCTGCCGCAGGCCCGCCTGCCTTACTTCCGGGTAAAGCTGGCCCTATTCGACGCCGGAAGCCTAGCCCGGCTCTGGGAACTGCCAGGCCAGGTCGGACGCGATTACCAGATCCTCGCGCAGCATGGGCAGATCGCCGTCACCACCGACGGAAGCTCCGTCGCCATGTACCAGGCGCGCACAGGCAAATTGGTCTGGCATCGAGCGATGGCCGGACAACAATATCGCCTATTGGCCGCCTCCGACAAGCTCCTGTTCCTGCGAAATGTCAGCCTATCCCCACCGGAAGCGCGCGGCCCCTACGAGCAGCGCCAGGCGTTCTTGGCCCTCAATTGGCGTACAGGCGAGGTGCAATGGGAAGTGCGCCCAGCGCTGGAGGATGACGTGATCGAGGCCATGGCCGATGACCAGCGGCTATACCTCCTTGCCTACCAGGGGCGGCTACTGGCCCTCGACGCCACAGATGGCAGCGAGCTCTGGCGCATCCATGAGGGACCTACCCTCTACGAGCGCGCGTCTGTCGCACTAGCCCATGGCCGGCTTTATGGAGTCCGCCTCCCCGAGCGGGTGATCGCCGCCTACGATGTTTCCTCAGGCCAGACAGTATGGCAAATATCCCTTGGCGATACGGAGTCAGCCCTCGCGTTGGCTGTGGCTGAAAGCCGTTTGTACCTGGCTCAGGAACAAACGGATAGCATCCGGGTACGAGCCTTTGATGCCGACACAGGCCAACTTGTCATGCAGCGGGACCTGGAGCGAAGCCCATCGCTATCGGCTGCTGTTTATCCCGAACTCGCCGTTGCCGCTGATCGTCTCATCCTGGCTAGCGCTGAACTGTCCATCCTCGGCGAGGGACCTGCCCCGGGCGAGCTGAGCCCAGTTCCCCCGCCGATCTTTCCGCCAATCACCCTTCCCGCCGACGAGGTACTCTACGAGTCCACCGAGACGGGCAACGGCGATATCTGGGCACGTCCAGCCAATCCGGCGGCTGGGGCGCCGCGCAATTTGACCGCCCACGGCGCTGATGACTGGGATCCGGCCGGCTCGCCGGATGGCTCGCGTGTGGCTTTCGAATCATACCGCAGCGGGAGCAGCAACCTCTGGGTGATCCATCGAGACGGCAGTGCCCCTACCGAGATCACACAAATGACGCGCACCGACGCCTACAATGTGCATCCCACATGGTCGCCCAACAGCGAGTTCGTCGCCTTCGCCAGCGATCGGGATGGGGATATGCAGATCTGGCTGGCGCGCGCGAATGGCGGCGATGCTCGCAAACTCACTACAGAGGGACGCAACTGGGACCCCGCCTGGTCACCCGACGGCAGCCTGATCGCCTTCATCTCTGATCGGTCTGGGAACGCTGATATCTGGGTGATGGCCCCGGATGGCTCTCACCAGTGGCCCTGGCGAGAGACTCCAGAGCCAGAGGCGGATCCGGCTTGGTCGCCTGGATGTGCAGAGGACCTCAATGGGCCCAACTGTGCCCTGGCATTCGTACGCGCGACCAATGAGCAGCCTGAGTGGGGCGAGTTACGGGCTGGCCTGTTCAACGGCAGCCTGGAGTGGAGCATCCCCGGCACGTTTTGGGGATATGACCGCGGCCCGTCCTGGTGGCCTGGTTGCACAGCGCTGGGCAGCAATTGCTGGCTCGCCTGGGGACGACGGACAGAGGACAAGCCTCAACTGATGTTGGGCGATCTGGATGGAAATCAGATTCAACCCTTAGGCGAGGGAAAGGACCCTTCTTGGTTGATGAAAAGCAAGAAATAG